In Synechococcus sp. A18-25c, a single window of DNA contains:
- the bchL gene encoding ferredoxin:protochlorophyllide reductase (ATP-dependent) iron-sulfur ATP-binding protein: protein MTTTLRRPADGEGSVQVHQDPGMEITEETLVIAVYGKGGIGKSTTSSNLSAAFSKLGKRVLQIGCDPKHDSTFTLTHRMVPTVIDILEEVDFHSEELRPEDFVFNGFNGVQCVESGGPPAGTGCGGYVTGQTVKLLKEHHLLEDTDVVIFDVLGDVVCGGFAAPLQHANYCLIVTANDFDSIFAMNRIVAAIQAKAKNYKVRLGGVVANRSADTDQIDKFNTRTGLKTMAHFRDVDAIRRSRLKKCTIFEMDPADEGVSAVQQEYLRLAQSMLESVEPLEAEPLKDREIFDLLGFD, encoded by the coding sequence ATGACCACGACCCTGAGGCGGCCGGCAGACGGCGAAGGAAGCGTGCAGGTCCACCAGGATCCGGGCATGGAGATCACCGAGGAAACCCTGGTGATTGCTGTGTACGGCAAAGGGGGGATCGGCAAATCCACCACCTCCTCCAACCTCTCCGCCGCCTTTTCCAAATTGGGCAAGCGGGTGCTGCAAATCGGATGCGACCCAAAGCACGACAGCACCTTCACGCTCACTCATCGGATGGTGCCGACCGTGATCGACATCCTTGAAGAAGTGGACTTCCACAGCGAAGAACTCCGACCTGAAGACTTCGTCTTCAACGGCTTCAACGGAGTTCAGTGCGTCGAAAGCGGCGGCCCGCCGGCTGGCACGGGCTGTGGTGGTTATGTCACTGGCCAGACGGTGAAGCTGCTCAAAGAGCACCATCTGCTTGAGGACACCGACGTGGTGATCTTTGACGTGCTCGGCGATGTGGTTTGTGGTGGATTTGCTGCACCGCTGCAGCACGCCAACTACTGCTTGATTGTGACGGCGAATGATTTTGATTCCATCTTCGCCATGAACAGAATCGTGGCCGCGATTCAGGCCAAAGCCAAAAATTACAAAGTGCGGCTTGGTGGCGTGGTGGCCAATCGTTCGGCAGACACCGATCAGATCGATAAGTTCAACACCCGCACAGGCCTGAAAACCATGGCCCATTTCCGAGACGTGGACGCCATCCGACGGTCACGCCTGAAGAAGTGCACCATCTTCGAAATGGATCCTGCCGATGAAGGGGTGAGCGCTGTTCAACAGGAATACCTCAGGCTGGCGCAGTCAATGCTTGAGTCGGTTGAGCCCTTAGAAGCTGAGCCTCTCAAAGACAGAGAGATCTTCGACCTGCTCGGCTTCGACTGA
- a CDS encoding ferredoxin:protochlorophyllide reductase (ATP-dependent) subunit B: MQLTLWTYEGPPHVGAMRIAASMRDVHYVLHAPQGDTYADLLFTMIERRGERPPVTYTTFQARDLGGDTAELVKRTVREAAERFQPEALLVGESCTAELIQDQPGALAKGMDLTMPVVPLELPAYSKKENWGAAETLYQLTRSLLKPQVPDQPQHNTEAWKTEGRRPRVNLLGPSLLGFRCRDDVLEVQRLLTLHGVDVGVVAPLGASVDDIQRLPQADLNVCLYPEIAESSCSWLERNFGTPFTRTVPIGVGATHAFLVELHTLLGMEPPAPDEGYRRSRLPWYSESVDSTYLTGKRVFIFGDGTHALAAARICQEELGFEVVGLGTYSREMARAVRAAAKQLGLEALITDDYLEVEAAMAETAPELVLGTQMERHSAKRLGLPCAVISTPMHVQDVPARTSPQMGWEGANVIFDAWVHPLMMGLEEHLIGMFRHDFEFVDGHQSHLGHSGGSGASAEMPTASSADQATASTGLTWTADGEAELRKIPFFVRGKVRRNTESYAREQGHLEISSETLYDAKAHYKA, from the coding sequence ATGCAACTCACGCTCTGGACCTATGAAGGCCCGCCGCATGTGGGGGCCATGCGCATCGCCGCATCCATGCGCGACGTGCACTACGTGCTGCATGCACCACAAGGGGATACCTATGCCGACTTGTTGTTCACGATGATCGAACGGCGAGGGGAGCGCCCACCGGTCACCTACACCACCTTTCAGGCCAGGGATCTGGGAGGCGACACTGCCGAACTGGTGAAGCGAACGGTGCGAGAAGCGGCCGAGCGCTTTCAACCTGAAGCACTGCTCGTTGGAGAGAGTTGCACCGCTGAACTGATTCAGGACCAACCCGGTGCCTTGGCCAAGGGGATGGACCTGACAATGCCGGTGGTGCCTTTGGAACTGCCTGCATACAGCAAGAAAGAAAATTGGGGAGCAGCCGAAACGCTGTATCAACTAACCCGCAGCCTGCTGAAGCCACAGGTGCCGGATCAGCCGCAGCACAACACAGAGGCCTGGAAAACTGAGGGCCGGCGGCCGCGGGTGAATCTGCTTGGACCCTCGCTACTTGGATTCCGCTGCCGCGATGACGTGCTCGAAGTGCAGCGGTTGTTGACTCTTCATGGCGTGGATGTCGGCGTGGTGGCTCCCCTTGGCGCCAGTGTGGATGACATCCAACGCCTGCCTCAGGCGGATCTCAACGTTTGCCTGTACCCAGAAATTGCCGAATCCAGTTGCAGCTGGCTGGAGCGGAATTTCGGCACCCCGTTCACGCGCACGGTCCCCATCGGCGTTGGCGCCACGCACGCCTTTTTGGTGGAGCTCCACACCCTGCTTGGGATGGAGCCGCCGGCACCCGACGAAGGTTATCGACGTTCACGCTTGCCCTGGTACTCCGAATCAGTGGATTCGACTTATCTCACCGGAAAACGCGTGTTTATTTTTGGCGATGGCACCCACGCCCTAGCTGCCGCACGCATCTGCCAAGAGGAGCTGGGCTTCGAGGTGGTCGGCCTTGGCACCTACAGCCGTGAGATGGCACGGGCGGTACGGGCTGCTGCGAAGCAACTGGGCCTGGAGGCCCTGATCACGGATGACTATTTGGAGGTGGAGGCCGCTATGGCGGAGACAGCGCCGGAGCTGGTGCTGGGAACGCAAATGGAACGCCACAGCGCCAAACGGCTAGGACTTCCCTGCGCGGTAATCAGCACACCGATGCACGTGCAAGACGTCCCCGCACGCACCAGTCCTCAGATGGGATGGGAAGGGGCCAACGTGATCTTTGATGCCTGGGTGCACCCCTTGATGATGGGTCTGGAGGAGCATCTGATCGGCATGTTCCGCCACGACTTCGAGTTTGTGGATGGACATCAGAGCCATCTCGGCCACAGCGGAGGATCGGGCGCAAGCGCTGAAATGCCCACAGCATCAAGTGCGGATCAAGCCACAGCGTCCACAGGTCTGACTTGGACCGCGGATGGCGAAGCAGAGCTGCGCAAGATTCCATTTTTCGTTCGCGGCAAAGTGCGACGCAACACAGAGTCTTATGCACGCGAGCAGGGCCATCTGGAGATCAGTAGCGAAACGCTCTATGACGCCAAAGCCCACTACAAGGCATGA